The genomic DNA CCGGTGTTGTCCTTGCGCAGCCCGCTGGTGCCTTCCCAGATCTCGCCCTGCGGCGTGACCACTTCGAGGCCCAGGCACAGCTCGCGCGTGTTGCCGTAGCGCACCACCTGCGTGCCGCCGGCATTGGTCGCAAGGTTGCCGCCGATGGTGCAGCTGCCCTCGGCCGCAAGGCTCAGCGGGAACAGGAAGCCCTGCTTCTCGGCCGCCTCCTGCAGCGTCTGCAGGATGCAGCCGGCCTCCACCGTCATCGTGAGGTTGGCGGCGTCGATGGTGCGGATGGCGTTCAGCCGCTGCAGGCTCAGCACCACCTGCGTGCCGCTGTCGTCGGGAATGGAGCCCACGGCCAGGCCGGTGTTGCCGCCCTGCGGCACGATGGCCGTGCCGGCGGCGGCGCAGGCCTTGACCACCTCGGCCACCTGCTGCGCATTGGCCGGCCGCACCACGGCCAGCGACTTGCCGCGCGCGCGCTTGCGCCAGTCCTGTTCGTAGGCGCTAAGGTCGCCCTCGTTCAGCACGTGCTGCGCACCGACGATGGCACGCAGCTGATCGATCAGGGGAACGGAAGAGGAAGTCGTCATGGGTTGGAAGTCTCCAGTTGGCGGGCCGCCTTGGCGTTGCGCAGGCGCAGCCTGACGTGCAATGCGCAGGCGGTGAAGAGCGCGAGGCACAGCAGCACCTCGATGAGCGCGAGCACCTGGCCCACGCCGTTGGTGTCGCTCCAGGCGCGCACCACGCCCTCGGTGAAATAGAGCCAGATCATCAGGCTGACCCAGCGGTAGGTGTACATGCGGTTCTTGTAGAGCCCCGCGAGCGGAATGACCAGCGGCAGCACCTTGAGCGCCAGCAGCGAGCCGCCGGGCCGCAGCGGCGCGAGCCACAGCTCCCAGGCCAGGCCCAGCACGATCAGGCCGGCGAGGCTGCCCACGGCGAGCCAGCGGGTGGCGCTGACGGAAGAAGAGGTTTGCGGCGTGATGGTTGTCATGGGCGGAACACCGCGGAACCTGCGGCACGAAGTGCGCAAAGACGGGGGGAGGGATCGGGTTCTTATGATACCGGCCATGAATCGTCGTCAGCTCTGGAGGGATCTTTCGCGCTTTCCGTGGGGCAACACCGCGGCGGTGCTGGGCGAGCGTTTCCGCGAAGACCGGCTCGGCCTCACGGCCAGCAGCCTCACCTTCACCACCACCATCGCGATGGTGCCGTTCTTCACCGTGGCGCTGGCGCTCTTCACCGTGTTCCCGATGTTCGCCAAGCTGCAGGGGCGGCTGCAGCGCTGGCTCATCGAGAGCCTGATTCCCGACAACATCGCGCGCCAGGTGCTGGGCTACCTGAACCAGTTCTCCAGCAAGGCCGGCGGGCTCGGCATCGCGGGCCTGGTGGTGCTGCTGATCACCGCCATTGCGCTGATCCTCACCATCGACAAGACGCTCAACAACATCTGGCGCGTGCGCTCGCCCCGGCCCTTTGCGCAGCGCGTGCTGATCTACTGGGCCGCCATCACGCTCGGGCCGCTGATCCTGGCGGTGAGCCTCTCGACCACCTCGTACGTGTTCGCGGCATCGCGCGACGTGGTGGGCGGAAGCATCCTCAAGCTGTTCTTCGATACCTTCGAATTCGTGCTGCTCGCCGCGGGCATGGCCTCGCTCTACCACTACGTGCCCAACACCAACGTGCGCTGGTCGCATGCCTGGGCCGGCGGCATCTTCGTGGCGGCCGCCATCGAGATCGCCAAGCGCGTACTGGGCTACTACCTGAGCCTGGTGCCGACCTATTCGGTGCTCTACGGCGCCTTTGCCACCGTGCCGATCCTGCTGGTGTGGATCTACGTGGCCTGGGTCATCGTGCTGCTGGGCGCGGTCATCGCGGCCTACCTGCCGAGTCTGTTGACCGGCGTTGCGCGCCGGGGCGGGCGGGCCGGATGGCCGCTGCAGCTGGCCATGGAGGTGCTGCAGCACCTGGCGCGGGCGCGCGCCACGCCGGCCAAGGGCATGGGTGCCACCGAACTCGTCACGCGCATGCGGGTCGATGCGCTGCAGGTGGTGCCGGTGCTCGAAACGCTGGTGGCGCTGGACTGGATCGCGCCGCTCGCCGAGGAAACCGCCCATGAAGACCCGCGCTACGTGCTGCTGGCCGATCCGTCCACGCCGATCGAGCCGCTGCTCAGGGAGTTGCTGATGCCGCGCGCCGAACCGCTCGAAGACCTCTGGCGCAAAGGCCCGCTGCACTCGCTGCGCCTGGGCGACGTGCTCCTGATTTGATAGTGGCCCCTCAGATCTTGACCTTGCCCAGCCAGATGTCGCGGTACATCGCCCAGTCGCCCATGAAGCTGTAGAGCGGGCGCTTGAACGAGGCGGGCTTGTTCTTCTCGAAGCCGAAATGCCCGACCCAGGCAAAGCCGTAGCCCGCAACCAGCCCGGCCAGCAGCCAGAGCGGGTTGAGCGTGACGACCAGCGCCACCAGGCACAGCAGCGAGATCGTCGAGCCCGCGAAGTGCAGGCGCCGACAGGTGCGGTTGGCGTGCTCGCTCAGGTAGAAGGGGTAGAACTCCGCGAAACTCTTGAAACGTCGCGGATCGACAGCAGATTCCGGGGCAGTCGTGGTGTTCATCGTGCGGGTCTCCTGAACGCCGGAGGCGCTTTGTCCATAATAGCCACGACCTCCCGGCCGCACCACTGCGGCTTCGTATTCACACCTTCGCCGCATCAGCCTTGAGCGCTCTTCCTGCCGCCCCCGTTTCCGCCGAGCCCGCCAGCGATGCGCCGTGGGTCGTGTGCCTGTGCGCCGAATGGTGCGGCACCTGCCGCGACTACCGGCCGCTGCTCGAGCAGGTGGCGCGGGCGCATCCGCAGTTCCGCTTCGCCTGGGTCGACATCGAGGACCACGCCGAGATTGCCGATGCCTTCGACGTCGAGACCTTTCCGACGCTGCTGATCGCCGGTGCCGACGGCACCCGCTTCCTGGGCCCGCTGCTGCCGCATGCGGAGACGCTCTCGCGCATGCTCGGCGCGCTGCAGGCGCCGCAGCCTTCCAGCCTCGACGTCGACCTGTTGCTCGCGGTGCTCGAGAAGCGTCCCGCCGAATTCGCGGTCTGACCGCGTCCCATCCCATGAACATCCTGATCTTCGGCGCCACCGGCATGGTGGGGCAGGGCGTGCTGCGCGAATGCCTGCTCGCGCCCGAGGTGGCGCGCGTGCTCGCGGTCGGCCGCAGGGCCACCGGGCAGCAGCACCCGAAGCTGCAGGACCTGGTCATTCCGGACATGTTCGACTACAGCGGCTTCGAGCCGCAGTTGCAGGGCTTCGACGCCTGCTTCTTTTGCCTCGGTGTGTCGTCGGTCGGCATGAAGGAGGCCGACTACAAGCGCATCACCTACGACCTCACGATGGCCGCCGCCACCGTGCTTGCGCGGCTCAACCCGGGCATGACCTTCACCTACGTGACGGGTGCGGGCACCGACAG from Variovorax sp. V93 includes the following:
- a CDS encoding DUF2069 domain-containing protein, whose product is MTTITPQTSSSVSATRWLAVGSLAGLIVLGLAWELWLAPLRPGGSLLALKVLPLVIPLAGLYKNRMYTYRWVSLMIWLYFTEGVVRAWSDTNGVGQVLALIEVLLCLALFTACALHVRLRLRNAKAARQLETSNP
- a CDS encoding YihY family inner membrane protein codes for the protein MIPAMNRRQLWRDLSRFPWGNTAAVLGERFREDRLGLTASSLTFTTTIAMVPFFTVALALFTVFPMFAKLQGRLQRWLIESLIPDNIARQVLGYLNQFSSKAGGLGIAGLVVLLITAIALILTIDKTLNNIWRVRSPRPFAQRVLIYWAAITLGPLILAVSLSTTSYVFAASRDVVGGSILKLFFDTFEFVLLAAGMASLYHYVPNTNVRWSHAWAGGIFVAAAIEIAKRVLGYYLSLVPTYSVLYGAFATVPILLVWIYVAWVIVLLGAVIAAYLPSLLTGVARRGGRAGWPLQLAMEVLQHLARARATPAKGMGATELVTRMRVDALQVVPVLETLVALDWIAPLAEETAHEDPRYVLLADPSTPIEPLLRELLMPRAEPLEDLWRKGPLHSLRLGDVLLI
- a CDS encoding Mpo1-like protein produces the protein MNTTTAPESAVDPRRFKSFAEFYPFYLSEHANRTCRRLHFAGSTISLLCLVALVVTLNPLWLLAGLVAGYGFAWVGHFGFEKNKPASFKRPLYSFMGDWAMYRDIWLGKVKI
- a CDS encoding thioredoxin family protein, which encodes MSALPAAPVSAEPASDAPWVVCLCAEWCGTCRDYRPLLEQVARAHPQFRFAWVDIEDHAEIADAFDVETFPTLLIAGADGTRFLGPLLPHAETLSRMLGALQAPQPSSLDVDLLLAVLEKRPAEFAV
- a CDS encoding epimerase, which codes for MNILIFGATGMVGQGVLRECLLAPEVARVLAVGRRATGQQHPKLQDLVIPDMFDYSGFEPQLQGFDACFFCLGVSSVGMKEADYKRITYDLTMAAATVLARLNPGMTFTYVTGAGTDSSERGSRMWARVKGATENALLRLPFKAAYMFRPGMIQPLHGVRSKTPLYQAAIMVLKPVLGLAYRLWPGKVTTTEKVGRAMLAVARHGAPKVLLDPADINALGR